A stretch of the Arachis stenosperma cultivar V10309 chromosome 6, arast.V10309.gnm1.PFL2, whole genome shotgun sequence genome encodes the following:
- the LOC130936801 gene encoding uric acid degradation bifunctional protein TTL isoform X1 has protein sequence MAVPASFKEKDFLSCCGSTTFAKHMVTAAPFSSLGHAISVARDVWFNTVDVNGWLQAFSAHPQIGQQHAPSHASQTSAQWSKGEQSTALATATGSSLQELSEWNVRYWEKFGFVFLICASGRSTDEILAELKRRYTNRPIVEFEIAAEEQMKITELRLAKLFSSKESISSTTDKDSTMFAKKAEEDRISIIGGHVTAASESPVGKSIQAPARTRPPITTHVLDTSRGGPAAGIDVLLEVWRGAQSRPEFGASDNGGWVFQGSSKTDSDGRSGQLMSIVDNVTPGIYRISFNTGKYNPRGFFPYVSIVFEIQESQKREHFHVPLLLSPFSFSTYRGS, from the exons ATGGCGGTGCCGGCGAGTTTCAAAGAGAAGGATTTTCTATCATGCTGCGGAAGCACCACATTCGCCAAACACATGGTTACCGCCGCTCCCTTCTCATCACTGGGGCACGCAATTTCTGTTGCCAGAGACGTTTGGTTCAACACCGTTGATGTTAACGGTTGGCTTCAAGCTTTCTCTGCTCACCCTCAGATCGGTCAACAACACGCTCCCTCTCATGCCTCTCAAACCAGTGCTCA GTGGAGTAAAGGAGAACAATCAACTGCGCTTGCAACTGCTACTGGTTCTAGCTTACAG GAACTATCTGAATGGAATGTTCGGTACTGGGAAAAGTTTGGGTTTGTATTTCTCATATGTGCATCCGGGAGGAGCACTGATGAGATACTTGCTGAACTGAAG AGACGTTATACAAACAGGCCAATTGTTGAATTCGAGATTGCAGCTGAGGAGCAAATGAAAATTACAGAACTACGCCTTGCAAAGCTCTTTTCAAGTAAAGAAAGCATCTCGTCCACAACTGATAAAGATTCTACCATGTTTGCCAAAAAGGCAGAAG AAGATCGTATAAGCATTATTGGTGGGCATGTGACTGCAGCTTCAGAGAGTCCAGTAGGAAAATCAATCCAAGCTCCGGCTAGAACCCGCCCGCCCATTACCACTCACGTGTTGGACACTTCGCGAGGTGGTCCAGCTGCTGGTATTGATGTACTCTTAGAGGTGTGGAGAGGTGCTCAGTCTCGCCCAGAATTTGGCGCCTCAGACAATGGCGGTTGGGTGTTTCAAGGGTCATCGAAGACGGACTCAGATGGCCGCAGCGGTCAACTGATGAGCATAGTTGACAATGTTACTCCTGGGATATACAGGATAAGTTTCAACACAGGAAAGTATAATCCAAGAGGCTTCTTTCCATATGTATCCATTGTGTTTGAGATCCAAGAGTCACAGAAGAGGGAACATTTTCATGTTCCTTTATTGCTTTCCCCGTTTTCATTCAGCACTTACCGTGGAAGCTAG
- the LOC130936801 gene encoding uric acid degradation bifunctional protein TTL isoform X2: protein MAVPASFKEKDFLSCCGSTTFAKHMVTAAPFSSLGHAISVARDVWFNTVDVNGWLQAFSAHPQIGQQHAPSHASQTSAQWSKGEQSTALATATGSSLQELSEWNVRYWEKFGFVFLICASGRSTDEILAELKRRYTNRPIVEFEIAAEEQMKITELRLAKLFSSKESISSTTDKDSTMFAKKAEDRISIIGGHVTAASESPVGKSIQAPARTRPPITTHVLDTSRGGPAAGIDVLLEVWRGAQSRPEFGASDNGGWVFQGSSKTDSDGRSGQLMSIVDNVTPGIYRISFNTGKYNPRGFFPYVSIVFEIQESQKREHFHVPLLLSPFSFSTYRGS from the exons ATGGCGGTGCCGGCGAGTTTCAAAGAGAAGGATTTTCTATCATGCTGCGGAAGCACCACATTCGCCAAACACATGGTTACCGCCGCTCCCTTCTCATCACTGGGGCACGCAATTTCTGTTGCCAGAGACGTTTGGTTCAACACCGTTGATGTTAACGGTTGGCTTCAAGCTTTCTCTGCTCACCCTCAGATCGGTCAACAACACGCTCCCTCTCATGCCTCTCAAACCAGTGCTCA GTGGAGTAAAGGAGAACAATCAACTGCGCTTGCAACTGCTACTGGTTCTAGCTTACAG GAACTATCTGAATGGAATGTTCGGTACTGGGAAAAGTTTGGGTTTGTATTTCTCATATGTGCATCCGGGAGGAGCACTGATGAGATACTTGCTGAACTGAAG AGACGTTATACAAACAGGCCAATTGTTGAATTCGAGATTGCAGCTGAGGAGCAAATGAAAATTACAGAACTACGCCTTGCAAAGCTCTTTTCAAGTAAAGAAAGCATCTCGTCCACAACTGATAAAGATTCTACCATGTTTGCCAAAAAGGCAGAAG ATCGTATAAGCATTATTGGTGGGCATGTGACTGCAGCTTCAGAGAGTCCAGTAGGAAAATCAATCCAAGCTCCGGCTAGAACCCGCCCGCCCATTACCACTCACGTGTTGGACACTTCGCGAGGTGGTCCAGCTGCTGGTATTGATGTACTCTTAGAGGTGTGGAGAGGTGCTCAGTCTCGCCCAGAATTTGGCGCCTCAGACAATGGCGGTTGGGTGTTTCAAGGGTCATCGAAGACGGACTCAGATGGCCGCAGCGGTCAACTGATGAGCATAGTTGACAATGTTACTCCTGGGATATACAGGATAAGTTTCAACACAGGAAAGTATAATCCAAGAGGCTTCTTTCCATATGTATCCATTGTGTTTGAGATCCAAGAGTCACAGAAGAGGGAACATTTTCATGTTCCTTTATTGCTTTCCCCGTTTTCATTCAGCACTTACCGTGGAAGCTAG
- the LOC130936214 gene encoding MLO-like protein 1, whose amino-acid sequence MSIRGVDEEQDIELEFTPTWVVAVVCSVIVGVSFAVERFLHYAGKRLKKKNQTTLYEALLKIKEELMVLGFISLFLSVSQRGITKICVPKSWSHHMLPCSLKEKEELEAETNITSSHFQNSLTFSSNLRHLLALPHAQVAAEAQLQYCARKNKVPLLSNQAVHHLHIFIFVLAIAHVTFCVLTVAIGLLRIRQWKQWEDSVATQNNETHRDLESTVTLVHQHAFIRDHFIGIGKNSTLLGWVKSFFKQFYGSVTKLDYVTLRLGFIMTHCRGNPKFNFHKYMIRAVEDDFKKVVGISWYLWIFVVIFLLININGWHTYFWIAFIPVILLLAVGTKLEHVIMELANEVAERHVAIEGELVVQPSDHHFWFNRPRIVLFLIHFTLFQNAFEISYFFWILVTYGIHSCIMGPIGYIIPRLIIGLFIQLLCTYSSLPLYAIVTQMGTHFKKNIFEEQLERPIVYYGGEKAKNNGAKADESHGEHERRASSPEANTNVPKEHKSN is encoded by the exons ATGAGTATTAGAGGTGTTGATGAGGAACAAGACATAGAATTAGAGTTCACTCCGACGTGGGTGGTTGCCGTTGTCTGCTCCGTCATCGTTGGCGTCTCCTTCGCTGTCGAGCGCTTCCTTCATTATGCCGGAAAGCGTCTTAAGAAGAAGAATCAGACCACACTCTATGAAGCTCTGCTCAAGATCAAAGaag aGTTGATGGTGTTGGGGTTTATTTCTCTGTTTCTATCGGTATCACAACGTGGGATAACAAAAATATGTGTCCCAAAAAGTTGGAGTCACCACATGCTTCCATGTAGtcttaaagaaaaagaagagttaGAAGCTGAAACAAATATTACTTCATCACATTTTCAGAATTCTCTTACTTTCTCTTCCAATCTTAGACACCTTCTTGCTCTTCCTCATGCCCAAGTAGCCGCAGAGGCTCAGCTTCAATACTGTGCTCGCAAG AACAAGGTACCTTTATTATCCAACCAAGCAGTGCATCATCTTCATATCTTCATATTTGTCCTAGCTATCGCTCATGTAACGTTTTGTGTTCTCACAGTTGCCATTGGATTATTAAGG ATACGTCAATGGAAGCAATGGGAAGACTCTGTTGCAACTCAAAACAATGAGACACACCGAG ATTTGGAGTCAACAGTTACTCTTGTTCACCAACATGCGTTTATCAGAGATCATTTTATAGGAATAGGCAAAAATTCGACCCTACTGGGTTGGGTG AAATctttcttcaagcaattttatGGATCTGTGACAAAATTAGATTATGTGACATTAAGGCTCGGTTTTATTATG ACCCACTGCAGGGGAAATCCAAAGTTTAATTTTCACAAGTACATGATTCGTGCCGTTGAAGATGATTTCAAGAAAGTTGTTGGTATAAG TTGGTATCTTTGGATCTTTGTGGTCATCTTCTTGTTGATTAATATTAACG GTTGGCATACATATTTCTGGATTGCTTTCATTCCCGTCATA CTTCTACTTGCTGTTGGGACAAAGCTAGAGCATGTGATAATGGAATTAGCAAATGAAGTAGCTGAGAGGCATGTAGCCATTGAAGGCGAATTAGTTGTTCAACCATCAGATCATCATTTCTGGTTCAACCGTCCTCGCATTGTTCTCTTCTTGATCCACTTTACCCTTTTCCAAAATGCTTTTGAGATTTCTTATTTCTTCTGGATCTTG GTAACTTATGGCATCCATTCCTGTATAATGGGACCAATTGGTTACATTATCCCAAGGCTCATTATTGG GTTATTTATTCAGTTACTTTGTACTTACAGCTCACTACCACTCTATGCAATCGTTACACAG ATGGGAACTCATTTTAAGAAGAACATATTTGAGGAACAATTGGAAAGACCTATTGTTTATTATGGGGGAGAAAAGGCAAAGAACAATGGAGCAAAAGCTGATGAAAGCCATGGTGAGCATGAAAGAAGGGCATCTTCACCTGAGGCCAATACCAATGTCCCCAAAGAACACAAGTCTAATTGA
- the LOC130936801 gene encoding uric acid degradation bifunctional protein TTL isoform X3 yields the protein MAVPASFKEKDFLSCCGSTTFAKHMVTAAPFSSLGHAISVARDVWFNTVDVNGWLQAFSAHPQIGQQHAPSHASQTSAQWSKGEQSTALATATGSSLQELSEWNVRYWEKFGFVFLICASGRSTDEILAELKRRYTNRPIVEFEIAAEEQMKITELRLAKLFSSKESISSTTDKDSTMFAKKAEASESPVGKSIQAPARTRPPITTHVLDTSRGGPAAGIDVLLEVWRGAQSRPEFGASDNGGWVFQGSSKTDSDGRSGQLMSIVDNVTPGIYRISFNTGKYNPRGFFPYVSIVFEIQESQKREHFHVPLLLSPFSFSTYRGS from the exons ATGGCGGTGCCGGCGAGTTTCAAAGAGAAGGATTTTCTATCATGCTGCGGAAGCACCACATTCGCCAAACACATGGTTACCGCCGCTCCCTTCTCATCACTGGGGCACGCAATTTCTGTTGCCAGAGACGTTTGGTTCAACACCGTTGATGTTAACGGTTGGCTTCAAGCTTTCTCTGCTCACCCTCAGATCGGTCAACAACACGCTCCCTCTCATGCCTCTCAAACCAGTGCTCA GTGGAGTAAAGGAGAACAATCAACTGCGCTTGCAACTGCTACTGGTTCTAGCTTACAG GAACTATCTGAATGGAATGTTCGGTACTGGGAAAAGTTTGGGTTTGTATTTCTCATATGTGCATCCGGGAGGAGCACTGATGAGATACTTGCTGAACTGAAG AGACGTTATACAAACAGGCCAATTGTTGAATTCGAGATTGCAGCTGAGGAGCAAATGAAAATTACAGAACTACGCCTTGCAAAGCTCTTTTCAAGTAAAGAAAGCATCTCGTCCACAACTGATAAAGATTCTACCATGTTTGCCAAAAAGGCAGAAG CTTCAGAGAGTCCAGTAGGAAAATCAATCCAAGCTCCGGCTAGAACCCGCCCGCCCATTACCACTCACGTGTTGGACACTTCGCGAGGTGGTCCAGCTGCTGGTATTGATGTACTCTTAGAGGTGTGGAGAGGTGCTCAGTCTCGCCCAGAATTTGGCGCCTCAGACAATGGCGGTTGGGTGTTTCAAGGGTCATCGAAGACGGACTCAGATGGCCGCAGCGGTCAACTGATGAGCATAGTTGACAATGTTACTCCTGGGATATACAGGATAAGTTTCAACACAGGAAAGTATAATCCAAGAGGCTTCTTTCCATATGTATCCATTGTGTTTGAGATCCAAGAGTCACAGAAGAGGGAACATTTTCATGTTCCTTTATTGCTTTCCCCGTTTTCATTCAGCACTTACCGTGGAAGCTAG